GGCTTCCTTCGAGCCGGCGCTGGACTATATCGTGGTCAAGATTCCGCGCTGGCCCTTTGACAAGTTTGAGTCGGGCGACCGTGTCCTGGGCACGCAGATGAAAGCCACCGGTGAGGTGATGGCCATTGACCGCTGCTTTGAGGCTGCGTTGCAGAAGGCGGTGCGCTCCCTGGAGTTCGGCAACCGCTCCCTGCTCTGGGAAGACCTGAAATGGGAGCCGGGCACCAGCATCGGTCACTACCCTCTGGAACCTAACGACCTCCGGTTGTGGGCGCTGATGGCGGCTTTGAGACGAGGGATAACCCCGCAGGAGCTTTCGGGACGCACTAAAATTGACTTCTGGTTCCTGGACAAATTGCGGAACATTGTCGACATGGAGAAGCGTCTCCTGGCGGAAACACTGACGCCGGAGCTATTGTTGCAAGCAAAGCGTCTCGGCTTCTCCGATGAGCAGATTGGCACCCTGGCTGACCGGCTGCCGGAGCAAGTCAGGCAGTCGCGCCACCAGTGGCAAATCCGTCCCGTCTACAAGATGGTTGATACCTGTGCCGCCGAGTTTGACGCCGCCACCCCCTATTTCTCCAGCACCTACGAGCAGGAGAACGAAGCGAAACCGGTCGGTGAGAACCGGGCGGTGGTCATTGGCAGCGGGCCGATCCGCATCGGCCAGGGTATCGAGTTCGACTATTGCAGCGTCCACTCCGCCTGGGCGTTACAGGAGTCCGGTTTCAAGAGCATCATGGTCAACTCCAACCCGGAGACGGTCTCTACTGATTTCGATACCAGTGACCGCCTCTATTTTGAAGCCCTGGACGAGGAGAGCCTGCGTGATATCCTGGAGAATGAGGGCGGGCAAGCCCTCCCTGATATTCCGGCCGGCGCTGCCCCGGCCTCGATAGTGCAGTTCGGCGGGCAGACGGCCATCAATCTCTCCCAGCCTTTATCCCGTGCCGGTCTGCTTATCCTTGGTTCCAGCGCGGATGCTATTGACCTGGCCAGTGACCGGGGACGGTTCGAGAAATTTCTCAGCGAATTAGGTATTCCCCAGCCACCGGGAGCCGGGGTAACCTCTGTCGATGACGCGCTCAACATCGCCAAGATCATCGGTTATCCGGTGCTGATTCGTCCCAGCTATGTCCTCGGCGGCCGGGCTATGGAGATTGTCCATGACGCCAGCGAGCTTGTCCGCTACATGAAGCTGGCGATGGAGCTTGATACCAAACACCCGGTACTGATTGATAAGTACCTGGAGGGTAAGGAGGTGGAGGTCGACGCCATCGGTGATGGCGAGACCGTCTTTATCCCCGGTATCATGGAGCATATCGAGCGGGCCGGGGTGCACAGCGGCGACTCCATGGCGGTTTATCCCGGGGTGAACCTTTCCACGCAGGAAGTGGAGACTATTGTTGATTACGCGGTGCGCATCGGGTTGGAGTTGAAAATCAAGGGGCTGATGAATATCCAGTTTGTTATCATGCCGGGGGTTGGTGACCAGGGTTCATCAATCTACGTGCTGGAAGTAAACCCTCGCTCCAGCCGTACCATCCCCTTTATCTCCAAGGTTACCGGAGTGCCCATGGTCAATGTGGCCACCAAGGTGATGCTCGGTAAGAGCCTCAGGGAACAGGGGTACCAGACCGGGCTCAGGGAAAGCCGGGAGCTGATTGCTATTAAAGCCCCGGTCTTTTCGATGTCAAAACTGGTCGGGGTTGATACTTATCTCGGCCCTGAGATGAAGTCCACCGGCGAGGTCATGGGGATTGATTATACCTTCAATGCCGCTCTGGCCAAGGTGCTTCTGGCCGCCGGTCTGATGCTGGCGCCTCAGGGGGCGATACTGCTCAGCATTGCCGATCGGGACAAGCCGGAAGCGCTGCCCATTATCCGCAGGCTGGCATCAATCGGCTATAAGCTCTATGCCACTGAAGGCACTGCTGCCATGATTGAGGCCGCCGGGCTGCCGGTAAAGACGATACCCAAAAAACTGAGTGAAGGCCACCCTAATGTCATCGATGTCATTAATGAAGGTACGGTAAATGGAGTGCTCAATACGATTACCGGAGGACGTATCCCGCTCCGGGACGGCTTTGAGGTACGCCGTGCCGCCACTGAGAAGCGTATTCCCTGCTTCACCTCGCTGGATACCGCCCGGGCGGCGGTGGAGGCGCTGGTCAATGGAGGTCAGACTTACAGCGCGCAGCCCTTACCGGAGTATCGCAACAAGGGGTTGCGACAACAAGTGCCGTAATAGCGGGAGAGTTAAGAGGGTGTTAGCCTCAAACCAAAAGGGAGATTGTAAGAGGCTGTCCGAGAAGAAAATTGTCATTCTGGGCACATTCGCTTTGCTCAGTGTAAACTCAGCGAAGAATCCGGGTAGTGAGGGGTGATGTCTACCTGTTTACCACTCCACACCCAGATTCTTCAGTCGCTCCGCTCCTTCAGAATGATATTTTTGGACAGCCTCAAAGGGGTTAAGTAGTAGAACAGGGAAAGGAGGTGTCTTGAAACAGGTACTTGCCCCCATTGTTTCCGTGACTGGTGTCTCCTCCGGTTTCCATCTGATGTGGCTGGACTCCCCGGAGATAGCTTCCGAGTCCAGGCCGGGGCAATTTGTCATGGTGCGCTGCGGGGAAGAGACTACGCTGCGCCGTCCGTTAAGTATCCATCAGGTGGATGATGGTAAAGTTGCCTTCTTGTTTAGCGTGATTGGTAAGGGGACACGCTGGCTGTCCCGGCGTCAGGCAGGAGATAAACTGGATATATCAGGACCGATGGGCAACGGTTTTTCAATCTATCCCGCTTCACAGGAACTGCTATTGGTTGGCGGCGGTATCGGCATCGCTCCGTTATGCTATCTGGCACAGGAGGCGTTGCGGAAAGGATGCAGGATAACCCTGCTGGCGGGCGCGCAGACGGCGGCGTGTCTTTACCCGGAACGTATGCTGCCTGCCGAGATTAATGTGGCCTGCGCTACTGATGACGGCACTACGGGTAAGATGGGTATGATAACCGGCCTTCTACCGGACTATGCAGATCGGGCAGACCAGGTCTTTGCCTGCGGGCCGCTGCCGATGTATCGGACAATGGCGCAAATGCCGGAATTAAAGGACAAACCGGTGCAGGTTTCATTGGAGATGAGGATGGGGTGTGGGCGGGGGGTCTGCTACGGTTGCACGCTGAAGACTCAAAATGGATTGAAGCTGGTCTGTGAGCATGGGCCGGTCTTTGAGATGGGGGATATCCTCTGGGATGAATTACCTCCGGCACTGGTGTGACACGGGCGTTCGCGCCTTCCTTTAAGCCCAGATTATACATAGCCCCCTGAAACATAATCGTTAAAAAAGCGCACCTGTGCCCGGGACTCTTCCAGTTGCGTCTCGATGATGTCCCGCATCGAGATTATGCCCTCAAGCCTGGCTCCGGCCATGATGGGGAGGTGTCTGATGCGTTTCTGGGTCATGATGCTCCGGACATAGTCCAGCTCATCTTCAGGGAGTCCAATGGCTACATCCCGGGTCATCACGTCTTTGACCCGCGTACTGTCAATCTTCTTACTGCTTTTGGAGCACTCCTTCAGCAGGTCTCTTTCGGAAACGATACCCAGTATTTTATCTTTGGTATCACACACCGGAAGCGCGCCGATGCTATTCCCGACCAGTTTCTGAATGGCTGCCTCGATGGTCTCATTCTGCCCGATGGTAATAACTGCACGCCCTTTCTTATCCAGAAGCTCCTTTACTTTCATGGCGATACCTCTCTTCTATCCTGCGATCACCGGCGTCTCTGCTCGGTTGCTCCAAGTATCAGAGTTTAATGCTGATTATCCGGTTTGTCAATGTTACTTTGAGGAAATGGATGCCAGTTGAGTCACGTCTTCTTCTTTCTCCGTCTTTCCCTTATAATTTATGACTATAAAAGTATTTAATCTTAAGCAGGAGGTAGCGTGAAAATGGTCATCACCGGAGAAATCAGCCTTCAGTCTGAAGGACAGTGCGATATTATTGATATCACGGCTCAAGTGGAACGCCAGGTTGCCGGGGCTGGTGTCAGCCGCGGTACGGTTACTATCTTCATTGCCGGCTCGACGGCCGGTATCACTACTATTGAGTTTGAGCCCGGTTTAATCTCCGACTTCAAGAATATGTGGGAGCGGGTTGTCCCCCGCGATATCTCTTATGGCCATGACCGCCGCTGGGG
This is a stretch of genomic DNA from Dehalococcoidales bacterium. It encodes these proteins:
- the carB gene encoding carbamoyl-phosphate synthase large subunit; amino-acid sequence: EVNPRVSRSSALASKATGYPIARVAAKIAVGKRLDEIPNAVTGKTMASFEPALDYIVVKIPRWPFDKFESGDRVLGTQMKATGEVMAIDRCFEAALQKAVRSLEFGNRSLLWEDLKWEPGTSIGHYPLEPNDLRLWALMAALRRGITPQELSGRTKIDFWFLDKLRNIVDMEKRLLAETLTPELLLQAKRLGFSDEQIGTLADRLPEQVRQSRHQWQIRPVYKMVDTCAAEFDAATPYFSSTYEQENEAKPVGENRAVVIGSGPIRIGQGIEFDYCSVHSAWALQESGFKSIMVNSNPETVSTDFDTSDRLYFEALDEESLRDILENEGGQALPDIPAGAAPASIVQFGGQTAINLSQPLSRAGLLILGSSADAIDLASDRGRFEKFLSELGIPQPPGAGVTSVDDALNIAKIIGYPVLIRPSYVLGGRAMEIVHDASELVRYMKLAMELDTKHPVLIDKYLEGKEVEVDAIGDGETVFIPGIMEHIERAGVHSGDSMAVYPGVNLSTQEVETIVDYAVRIGLELKIKGLMNIQFVIMPGVGDQGSSIYVLEVNPRSSRTIPFISKVTGVPMVNVATKVMLGKSLREQGYQTGLRESRELIAIKAPVFSMSKLVGVDTYLGPEMKSTGEVMGIDYTFNAALAKVLLAAGLMLAPQGAILLSIADRDKPEALPIIRRLASIGYKLYATEGTAAMIEAAGLPVKTIPKKLSEGHPNVIDVINEGTVNGVLNTITGGRIPLRDGFEVRRAATEKRIPCFTSLDTARAAVEALVNGGQTYSAQPLPEYRNKGLRQQVP
- a CDS encoding dihydroorotate dehydrogenase electron transfer subunit, whose translation is MKQVLAPIVSVTGVSSGFHLMWLDSPEIASESRPGQFVMVRCGEETTLRRPLSIHQVDDGKVAFLFSVIGKGTRWLSRRQAGDKLDISGPMGNGFSIYPASQELLLVGGGIGIAPLCYLAQEALRKGCRITLLAGAQTAACLYPERMLPAEINVACATDDGTTGKMGMITGLLPDYADRADQVFACGPLPMYRTMAQMPELKDKPVQVSLEMRMGCGRGVCYGCTLKTQNGLKLVCEHGPVFEMGDILWDELPPALV
- a CDS encoding CBS domain-containing protein, translating into MKVKELLDKKGRAVITIGQNETIEAAIQKLVGNSIGALPVCDTKDKILGIVSERDLLKECSKSSKKIDSTRVKDVMTRDVAIGLPEDELDYVRSIMTQKRIRHLPIMAGARLEGIISMRDIIETQLEESRAQVRFFNDYVSGGYV
- a CDS encoding secondary thiamine-phosphate synthase enzyme YjbQ, which produces MVITGEISLQSEGQCDIIDITAQVERQVAGAGVSRGTVTIFIAGSTAGITTIEFEPGLISDFKNMWERVVPRDISYGHDRRWGDGNGYSHVRASLLGASLVVPFNDKKLLLGTWQQIVVVDFDNRPRSRQVIVQVMGE